In Mercenaria mercenaria strain notata chromosome 14, MADL_Memer_1, whole genome shotgun sequence, the following are encoded in one genomic region:
- the LOC123526463 gene encoding uncharacterized protein LOC123526463 isoform X1, with amino-acid sequence MDTENGTSEEAVKLMNNGLSVPEQTAVKKIYVFDHSQDDIKMPLYERQSSVRKSQSMSNVGRNLQDLAVDENFLIGRREISMCNLRSREHSHVRITEVVPLNSALVSAHNLDDSENWKTPVKVFSEKRRGKPKEDKKLSRRIRSYYKEQDQLIKAFEDIQMDQLCTSDEEEQNLQLQQRANRLAKASFAVNLVLLIVKSIAVALSGSLSIISSLVDSVVDLMSGVIIWWTSRAMKHHNIYHYPEGRSRLEPIAIVILSVIMSLASFQLIVESVQIIVGYTSKEGTLPSVQLPVILIAVGTIVSKFVLFMLCYCLGKGSSSVQALALDHRNDVLSNIVAIVCGYLGSKEFIYEVNKEDVKYIDPMGAILISIYILVNWWRTGYDQIKLLTGHTADPNFLSKITWICLNHHHEIIYIDTVRAFHFGNNFLVEVDIVLPEDMSLKEAHNIGESLQQKLEKFKLVERAFVHLDYEIEHNPAEEHKMI; translated from the exons ATGGATACTGAGAATGGAACAAGTGAGGAAGCTGTGAAATTAATGAATAATGGTCTGTCAGTGCCGGAACAAACTGCTGTGAAGAAGATATATGTATTCGATCATTCGCAAGATGACATTAAAATGCCCTTGTATGAGAGACAGAGCAGCGTTAGAAAGAGCCAGTCGATGAGTAATGTAGGGAGGAATTTGCAG GACCTAGCAGTGGATGAGAATTTCCTGATTGGACGACGTGAAATCTCCATGTGCAACTTGCGGAGTAGAGAACATTCACATGTTAGAATAACAGAAGTGGTACCGTTAAATAGTGCCCTAGTATCTG CACATAATTTAGATGATTCAGAGAACTGGAAGACACCAGTGAAAGTGTTCAGTGAGAAAAGACGAGGAAAACCAAAAGAGGATAAGAAATTGTCTCGGAGAATAAG atCGTATTACAAAGAGCAGGATCAGTTGATCAAAGCGTTTGAAGATATTCAGATGGATCAGTTATGTACGAGTGATGAGGAGGAACAGAATTTACAGCTGCAGCAGAGAGCCAATCGACTTGCCAAGGCATCATTCGCTGTCAATTTG GTTTTGTTGATTGTAAAATCGATAGCAGTAGCTTTATCCGGCTCATTGTCAATAATATCAAGTTTGGTTGACTCCGTTGTTGATCTTATGTCTGGTGTTATAATTTGGTGGACGTCACGTGCTATGAAACATCACAACATATATCATTACCCTGaag GACGATCAAGACTGGAACCTATTGCCATTGTTATTCTGTCTGTGATAATGTCGCTAGCATCATTTCAACTGATTGTGGAGTCAGTACAGATTATCGTTGGGTACACATCAAAAGAAGGAACCCTACCTTCAGTTCAGCTTCCTGTCATCCTTATAGCTGTTGGAACAATTG tgtCGAAGTTTGTGttgtttatgttatgttattgCTTGGGTAAAGGGAGTAGCTCAGTGCAGGCGCTGGCTCTGGATCACAGGAATGACGTTCTCTCCAACATTGTTGCCATTGTCTGTGGTTACCTAG GCTCGAAAGAGTTTATATATGAGGTGAATAAAGAGGATGTGAAGTACATAGATCCAATGGGTGCTATTCTGATCAGTATTTATATCTTAGTCAACTGGTGGAGAACTGGATATG ATCAGATTAAACTACTGACTGGTCACACGGCAGATCCGAACTTTCTCAGTAAGATTACATGGATTTGTTTAAACCATCACCATGAGATTATATACATAGACACTGTGAGAGCATTTCACTTCGGCAACAACTTCCTGGTTGAGGTAGATATCGTTCTGCCAGAAGACATGTCGCTGAAAGAGGCGCACAACATCGGTGAATCTTTACAACAGAAGTTAGAAAAGTTTAAGCTTGTTGAACGAGCTTTTGTACACCTTGATTATGAAATTGAACATAATCCAGCGGAAGAACATAAAATGATCTGA
- the LOC123526463 gene encoding uncharacterized protein LOC123526463 isoform X2 codes for MDTENGTSEEAVKLMNNGLSVPEQTAVKKIYVFDHSQDDIKMPLYERQSSVRKSQSMSNVGRNLQDLAVDENFLIGRREISMCNLRSREHSHVRITEVVPLNSALVSAHNLDDSENWKTPVKVFSEKRRGKPKEDKKLSRRIRSYYKEQDQLIKAFEDIQMDQLCTSDEEEQNLQLQQRANRLAKASFAVNLILLVAKAVAVALSNSASIISSLVDSAVDLLSGVIIWWTSHAMRNRNIYLYPGGRSRLEPIAIVILSVIMSLASFQLIVESVQIIVGYTSKEGTLPSVQLPVILIAVGTIVSKFVLFMLCYCLGKGSSSVQALALDHRNDVLSNIVAIVCGYLGSKEFIYEVNKEDVKYIDPMGAILISIYILVNWWRTGYDQIKLLTGHTADPNFLSKITWICLNHHHEIIYIDTVRAFHFGNNFLVEVDIVLPEDMSLKEAHNIGESLQQKLEKFKLVERAFVHLDYEIEHNPAEEHKMI; via the exons ATGGATACTGAGAATGGAACAAGTGAGGAAGCTGTGAAATTAATGAATAATGGTCTGTCAGTGCCGGAACAAACTGCTGTGAAGAAGATATATGTATTCGATCATTCGCAAGATGACATTAAAATGCCCTTGTATGAGAGACAGAGCAGCGTTAGAAAGAGCCAGTCGATGAGTAATGTAGGGAGGAATTTGCAG GACCTAGCAGTGGATGAGAATTTCCTGATTGGACGACGTGAAATCTCCATGTGCAACTTGCGGAGTAGAGAACATTCACATGTTAGAATAACAGAAGTGGTACCGTTAAATAGTGCCCTAGTATCTG CACATAATTTAGATGATTCAGAGAACTGGAAGACACCAGTGAAAGTGTTCAGTGAGAAAAGACGAGGAAAACCAAAAGAGGATAAGAAATTGTCTCGGAGAATAAG atCGTATTACAAAGAGCAGGATCAGTTGATCAAAGCGTTTGAAGATATTCAGATGGATCAGTTATGTACGAGTGATGAGGAGGAACAGAATTTACAGCTGCAGCAGAGAGCCAATCGACTTGCCAAGGCATCATTCGCTGTCAATTTG ATCCTTCTTGTTGCCAAGGCGGTTGCCGTGGCATTATCAAATTCAGCGTCGATAATTTCCAGTCTTGTGGATTCTGCGGTAGACCTGCTGTCCGGTGTTATCATCTGGTGGACATCACATGCAATGAGGAACAGGAATATTTACCTGTACCCTGGGG GACGATCAAGACTGGAACCTATTGCCATTGTTATTCTGTCTGTGATAATGTCGCTAGCATCATTTCAACTGATTGTGGAGTCAGTACAGATTATCGTTGGGTACACATCAAAAGAAGGAACCCTACCTTCAGTTCAGCTTCCTGTCATCCTTATAGCTGTTGGAACAATTG tgtCGAAGTTTGTGttgtttatgttatgttattgCTTGGGTAAAGGGAGTAGCTCAGTGCAGGCGCTGGCTCTGGATCACAGGAATGACGTTCTCTCCAACATTGTTGCCATTGTCTGTGGTTACCTAG GCTCGAAAGAGTTTATATATGAGGTGAATAAAGAGGATGTGAAGTACATAGATCCAATGGGTGCTATTCTGATCAGTATTTATATCTTAGTCAACTGGTGGAGAACTGGATATG ATCAGATTAAACTACTGACTGGTCACACGGCAGATCCGAACTTTCTCAGTAAGATTACATGGATTTGTTTAAACCATCACCATGAGATTATATACATAGACACTGTGAGAGCATTTCACTTCGGCAACAACTTCCTGGTTGAGGTAGATATCGTTCTGCCAGAAGACATGTCGCTGAAAGAGGCGCACAACATCGGTGAATCTTTACAACAGAAGTTAGAAAAGTTTAAGCTTGTTGAACGAGCTTTTGTACACCTTGATTATGAAATTGAACATAATCCAGCGGAAGAACATAAAATGATCTGA